The genome window CCTAGACTGAACTTCCAGCACAGGTGGCTACACGCTCGAAAGGCGCCCCCGTGTCCATCGGCAACTCCCCTGACGGCAACTCCCCTGAGGACGCTCGTCCGTTCGAAGACGGCCGTGACGACGCCTCCGCGTCGGATCGCCCCTCGATCGGCCGGGCCCTGCGACAGGCGCGGATCGCGGCCGGGCTGACCCTCGACGACGTCAGCAACGCCACCCGGGTCCGTGTCGCCATCGTGCACGCGATCGAAGAGGACAACTTCGCCCCCTGCGGCGGCGACGTCTACGCCCGCGGTCACATCCGCACGCTCGCGCGCGCGGTGCACCTCGACCCGGCCCCGCTGCTGGATCAGTACGCCGCCGAGCACGGCGCACGGCCCGCCCCGACCCCGGCGGCCCCGCTCTTCGAGGCGGAGCGCATCCGGCCCGACCGGCGGGCGCCCAACTGGACCGCGGCCATGGTCGCCGCCATAGTCGTGGTGATCGGCTTCGTCGGGTTCACCCTGATCAAGGGGACCGGCGGTTCGGACACCGTCGACACGCCGGTCGCCAAGGGCCCCGCGGCGACCACCAAGAAGCCCGCCTCGCCCACGCCCAAGAGCAGCAAGCCCACCGCACAGAAGCCCGAGCCGTCCGAGAGCGCCATCGCGGCCGCGCCCCGGGACAAGGTGACGGTCCAGGTGAGCGCCACCGACGGCCGCAGCTGGATCTCCGCCAAGGACCACAACGGCCGCACCCTCTTCGACGGGCTGCTCGAGAAGGGCGACTCGCAGACCTTCCAGGACAAGGAGAAGATCGACCTCGTCCTCGGCGACGCGGGTGCCATCCAGCTCTACGTCAACGGCAAGAAGATCCAGGACGACTTCCGTCCCGGCCAGGTCGAGCGCCTGACCTACACCAAGGGCGACCCCGTCACCGGCTGACCGGGCGGCACCCAGCGGGACTCAAGGGGCACGGACACACGGGGTTGGCCAAGATCGGCCAACCCCGTCGACGTGGGCTGTCAGTGGGACGAAGTAGTCTTGAGCCCATGCCTGAACGCCGTACCGTCGCACTCGTCACCCTTGGCTGCGCCCGTAACGAGGTGGACTCGGAGGAGCTCGCAGGCCGTTTGGAGGCGGACGGCTGGCAGCTCGTGGAGGACGCCGAGGACGCGGACGTCGCAGTGGTGAACACATGCGGCTTCGTCGAGGCCGCCAAGAAGGACTCCGTGGACGCCCTCCTGGAGGCGAACGACCTCAAGGGGCACGGCAGAACCCGGGCCGTGGTGGCGGTCGGCTGCATGGCCGAGCGGTACGGCAAGGAGCTGGCCGAGGCCCTCCCGGAGGCCGACGGCGTGCTCGGCTTCGACGACTACGCGGACATCTCCGACCGGCTCCAGACCATCCTGTCCGGCGGCATCCACGCCTCCCACACCCCGCGCGACCGCCGCAAGCTCCTGCCGATCAGCCCCGCGGAGCGGCAGTCGGCGGCCGACGTGGCCCTGCCCGGGCACGGTGCCCCGACGGACCTCCCGGAGGGCGTCGCCCCGGCCTCGGGCCCCCGGGCGCCGCTGCGCCGCCGGCTCGACGGCTCGCCCGTCGCCTCGGTCAAGCTCGCCTCCGGTTGTGACCGGCGCTGCTCCTTCTGCGCCATCCCCTCCTTCCGGGGCTCCTTCATCTCCCGCCGCCCGAGCGACGTGCTGAACGAGACCCGCTGGCTGGCCGAACAGGGCGTGAAGGAGATCATGCTGGTCTCCGAGAACAACACCTCCTACGGCAAGGACCTGGGCGACATCCGCCTCCTGGAGTCCCTGCTGCCGGAGCTGGCCGAGGTGGACGGCATCGAGCGGGTCCGCGTCAGCTACCTCCAGCCCGCCGAGATGCGCCCGGGCCTCATCGACGTGCTCACCTCGACCCCGAAGGTCGCGCCCTACTTCGACCTGTCCTTCCAGCACTCCGCGCCCGGCGTGCTGCGCGCCATGCGGCGCTTCGGTGACACCGACCGCTTCCTGGACCTGCTCGACACGATCCGCGGCAAGGCACCCGAGGCGGGCGTGCGCTCCAACTTCATCGTCGGCTTCCCCGGCGAGACCGAGGCCGACCTGGCCGAACTGGAGCGCTTCCTGAACGGCGCCCGGCTGGACGCGATCGGTGTCTTCGGCTACTCCGACGAGGAGGGCACGGAGGCCGCCACGTACGACAACAAGCTCGACGAGGACGTCGTCGCCGAGCGGCTGGCCCACATCTCCCGGCTCGCCGAGGAACTGGTGTCCCAGCGCGCCGAGGAGCGCGTCGGCGAGACCGTCCACGTGCTGGTGGAGTCGGTGGGCGAGGACGACGAGGTCGCCGCGTACGGCCGAGCCGCCCACCAGGCGCCCGAGACGGACGGCCAGGTGCTGTTCACGAGGGGCGAGGGCCTGAGCGTCGGTCGTATGGTCGAGGCGAAGGTGGTCGGTACGGAAGGTGTCGATCTGGTGGCCGAGCCCCTCGCGGGGGCGCTCGGGTGTCCTGAGGAGGCGGGCAGATGACCGGAATCCCAGCCTCCGCGGCGGGTGGCTCCTCCGCTGCGCGCGGAGCGGCGTCCACGCCGGGCGCCTCGGGCGCTACCGGCAGGCCCGGGGCCAAGCCGGCCAAAGGGCAGGCCGGTGCCTCGGTCGCCAAGTCGGTCAGCCGCCCGGACGGCCCGGACGCACTCGGTGGTTCCGGCCCTGCCGACGGGCAGGAGGGCGCACGGCCGGCGCGGGGCGGCAAGCTGACGGCCGCCGCGGTCAACCAGGCCAGTGTCTGGAACGTCGCCAATCTCCTGACGATGCTCCGCCTGTTCCTCGTCCCGGGCTTCGTCGCCCTCATGCTGGCCGACGGCGGGTATGACCCGGCGTGGCGCTCGCTCGCCTGGGCGGCCTTCGCCATCGCCATGATCACCGATTTGTTCGACGGCCACCTGGCCCGCACCTACAACCTGGTCACCGACTTCGGGAAGATCGCCGACCCCATCGCCGACAAGGCGATCATGGGTGCGGCGCTGATCTGTCTGTCCTGGCTCGGCGATCTGCCGTGGTGGGTGACGGCCGTCATACTCGGTCGTGAGCTCGGTATCACCCTTCTGCGCTTCCTCGTCATCCGCTACGGGGTGATCCCCGCGAGCCGGGGCGGCAAGCTGAAGACGCTGACGCAGGGTGTGGCGGTCGGCATGTACGTGCTGGCGCTCACGGGGTGGCTGGCGACCCTGAGGTTCTGGGTGATGGCCGTGGCCATCGTGCTGACCGTGGTCACCGGGCTCGACTATGTGAGACAGGCCATTGTGCTCCGCAGGCGCGGTATCGCCGAGCGCCGGGTCGCTGCCGAGGAGGCGGAACGGTGAATTCCGTGGCCGCCGAGCTGCTGCGACTACTCACGGTGAGAGGCGAGACCCTCGCCGTCGCCGAGTCGCTGACCGGTGGCCTGGTGGCTGCGGAGCTGACGGCGGTGCCCGGGGCCTCCGTGGTCTTCCGCGGCTCCGTGACCGCCTACGCCACCGATCTCAAGCGGGACCTGCTCGGTGTGGACGGTACCCTGTTGGATACCCGCGGTGCGGTGGACCCGCAGGTCGCGGAACAGATGGCGGCCGGCGTGCGCAAGGCGCTCGGCGCCGACTGGGGACTCGCCACGACCGGAGTGGCCGGCCCCGACCCACAGGACGGACAGCCCGTCGGCACGGTGTTCGTGGCCGTCGCCGGGCCCTTCGAAGAGGTTTCCGACGAACTTGGTGGCGAGAAAGTGGCCTCCCTGCGGTTGAACGGCGACCGGGCGGAAATCCGTATGGAGAGTGTACGGAGCGTGCTCGCACTGCTCCTGGAGCAGCTTGCGGGCGAACAGACCGGGAATGAGCGGGCACAGGATACGGAACAGAACGGGGGGACTTGATGTTTGCAGCTTTCAGTGAACACAACAGCGCTCCCCGCACGGCCGCGGCGCAAGGCGGTACGGTGGGGCGAGAAGGATGCGGCTACGCGGTCCGAGGAGGGAGCCACCGATGATTCTGCTCCGTCGCCTGCTGGGTGACGTGCTGCGTCGGCAGCGCCAGCGCCAGGGCCGTACTCTGCGCGAAGTCTCCTCGACCGCCCGAGTCTCGCTCGGCTATCTCTCCGAGGTGGAGCGGGGGCAGAAGGAGGCGTCCTCCGAGCTGCTCTCCGCGATCTGCGACGCGCTGGACGTACGGATGTCCGAGCTCATGCGGGAAGTGAGCGACGAGCTCGCGCTCGCCGAGCTGGCACAGTCGGCGGCGGCCACCGAGCCGGTGCCCGCACCGGTGCGTCGCCCGATGCTCAACTCCGTGTCCGTGACCGGTGTCCCACCGGAACGGGTC of Streptomyces cynarae contains these proteins:
- a CDS encoding CinA family protein; its protein translation is MNSVAAELLRLLTVRGETLAVAESLTGGLVAAELTAVPGASVVFRGSVTAYATDLKRDLLGVDGTLLDTRGAVDPQVAEQMAAGVRKALGADWGLATTGVAGPDPQDGQPVGTVFVAVAGPFEEVSDELGGEKVASLRLNGDRAEIRMESVRSVLALLLEQLAGEQTGNERAQDTEQNGGT
- the rimO gene encoding 30S ribosomal protein S12 methylthiotransferase RimO; amino-acid sequence: MPERRTVALVTLGCARNEVDSEELAGRLEADGWQLVEDAEDADVAVVNTCGFVEAAKKDSVDALLEANDLKGHGRTRAVVAVGCMAERYGKELAEALPEADGVLGFDDYADISDRLQTILSGGIHASHTPRDRRKLLPISPAERQSAADVALPGHGAPTDLPEGVAPASGPRAPLRRRLDGSPVASVKLASGCDRRCSFCAIPSFRGSFISRRPSDVLNETRWLAEQGVKEIMLVSENNTSYGKDLGDIRLLESLLPELAEVDGIERVRVSYLQPAEMRPGLIDVLTSTPKVAPYFDLSFQHSAPGVLRAMRRFGDTDRFLDLLDTIRGKAPEAGVRSNFIVGFPGETEADLAELERFLNGARLDAIGVFGYSDEEGTEAATYDNKLDEDVVAERLAHISRLAEELVSQRAEERVGETVHVLVESVGEDDEVAAYGRAAHQAPETDGQVLFTRGEGLSVGRMVEAKVVGTEGVDLVAEPLAGALGCPEEAGR
- a CDS encoding helix-turn-helix domain-containing protein; protein product: MILLRRLLGDVLRRQRQRQGRTLREVSSTARVSLGYLSEVERGQKEASSELLSAICDALDVRMSELMREVSDELALAELAQSAAATEPVPAPVRRPMLNSVSVTGVPPERVTIKAPAEAVDVVAA
- a CDS encoding helix-turn-helix domain-containing protein, with product MSIGNSPDGNSPEDARPFEDGRDDASASDRPSIGRALRQARIAAGLTLDDVSNATRVRVAIVHAIEEDNFAPCGGDVYARGHIRTLARAVHLDPAPLLDQYAAEHGARPAPTPAAPLFEAERIRPDRRAPNWTAAMVAAIVVVIGFVGFTLIKGTGGSDTVDTPVAKGPAATTKKPASPTPKSSKPTAQKPEPSESAIAAAPRDKVTVQVSATDGRSWISAKDHNGRTLFDGLLEKGDSQTFQDKEKIDLVLGDAGAIQLYVNGKKIQDDFRPGQVERLTYTKGDPVTG
- the pgsA gene encoding CDP-diacylglycerol--glycerol-3-phosphate 3-phosphatidyltransferase gives rise to the protein MTGIPASAAGGSSAARGAASTPGASGATGRPGAKPAKGQAGASVAKSVSRPDGPDALGGSGPADGQEGARPARGGKLTAAAVNQASVWNVANLLTMLRLFLVPGFVALMLADGGYDPAWRSLAWAAFAIAMITDLFDGHLARTYNLVTDFGKIADPIADKAIMGAALICLSWLGDLPWWVTAVILGRELGITLLRFLVIRYGVIPASRGGKLKTLTQGVAVGMYVLALTGWLATLRFWVMAVAIVLTVVTGLDYVRQAIVLRRRGIAERRVAAEEAER